The genomic interval GACCATCAGCCGGCCGGGACGGTTCAGAGGATAGCGCGGCGCGGAGCGACGATTCACCTCCGGCGTCGCCGTACGGATCGCCTCGATCAGCACGCGGCGGAGCTGGTCGATGCTGGCGGCGACGCGGACGGACAGGGCATTGACCTCGCTGGCGCGCTCGCCGGTGGCGGTCGCCTCCTGCGAGACGGCGGCGATGCGGGTCGCCACCTCCTGTGCAGCGTTGGAAGTCTGGACGACGTTGCGGGCGATCTCGCCGGTCGCCGCCTCCTGCTCCTCGATGGCGGCGGCGACGGTGGCCGACACGGTTTCGACGCCGCGCACCCGATCGGCGATGGCACGCACCGCGTTCACCGCTTCCGCCGTGGTCGCCTGGATGGCGGCGATCTGGCTTTCGATCTCGTCGGTGGCCCGCGCGGTCTGACCGGCCAGCTGCTTCACCTCGCTCGCCACGACGGCAAAGCCCTTCCCCGCTTCGCCGGCACGGGCCGCCTCGATCGTGGCGTTCAACGCCAGCAGGTTGGTTTGGCCGGCGACGTCATTGATCAGGTTGGTCACTTCGCCGATGCGGGTCACCGCCTCGGCAAGACGCTGGATGGTCTCCTCCGCCCGGACCGAGGCGTCGACGGCATCGCCGGTCATCGTGGTGGCGGTGCCGATCTGGGTCGCGATCTCGCGGATGGAGGCGCTGAGCTGTTCCGACGCGGCGGCCACGGTCTGGGCGTTCGACAACGCCTGGGTGGCGGCGGCGGCGACATTCTGGCTGTTGTCGCTGACAGCCTGCGCCGATTCGGCCATGCGGGTGGCGTTGCCGGCCATCTGGCTGGTCTGGCTGGCCACCACGTCGACGGCGTTCGACGCCTCGGTCTCCACCGTTTCGGCCATGCGCAGCAGGGCGGCCTGCTTCTCGCGCTCCGACCGTTCGCGCTCCTCGTCGCGCAGGCGGCGCAGGCGCTCGGCCTCCTCCGCATTCTCCTTGAAGACGCGCAGGGCCTGCGCCATCGCCCCGATCTCGTCGCCACGGTCGGCACTGGGGATGGCGACGGTCAGGTCGCCCTGCGCCAGCGTCCGCATCGCCACCGTCAGTTCGCCCACTGGCCTGACCACCCGGCGCCGGATGCCGAAGACGCCCAGAACCACCACCACCAGAACCAGGGCGGAAACGCCCCATACGGCGGTCATGAACAGGGTCTCGCGGCCGGCGGCATAAACCTCCGTCTCGCTGTTGTAGCGGTTGGCGTCCTCGACGATGCGGTCGACGACGGCGCGGTGCGCTGCATAGGCCTCGGCGATGACCGCGTAGGAGGCACGGGCCGCCGCTTCGTCCTTGCGGGCCAGCGCCGGCAGGAACTTCGTCTCCACCTCGGTCCAGAAGCGCATCACCGGAGCGTGCGAGGTCCGGGTCAACTCGGCGAGAAGGGACGGCTCGAAGCTCTCCTTCAGCCAGTATTCATGGCGATCGTCATAGTCCTTGCGCAATTGCGCCAGCCGCGCCCGGCGCTGATCGGCCGATGCGGGGTCGTTCATCGCCAGCGTCGCCTCCAGATAGGCTTCGATCACATATTCCGGCGGCGGCAGGATATCGGCGATCAGATCCTTGCCCAATACGATACGCTGGTAGATCGGTCCACCCACCTTCAGCTCGCGGATCGCCAGCGCCCCGGTGATGACCACCGCCAGGAAACCCAGCGTCACCAGCACACCGAAAAGGTTGGTGAGCGCGGCGATCCGGAGGTTTTTCAGCATCGTGCAACCCCTTGCGCAAAGACGACAGCATAAGGTTGCTTCTCAAAATAAGGCTAATATGACAAGCAAAAAAATTGCCTGATTATCGGCCGAAACATAAATGATGTTTCGTTATGCGCCTTGCTCGCGAAATGGGCAGAGTCTGCGCAAGGACCAACCAAAGTGCCGGAGCCGATCTCAGGTCAAGACCAAGGTGCCGACCCAGCCGACCAGGGCCAAAATCACCAGCATCACCAGCAACGCGACGATGACCGCGTTGGTGCGGCGAATCGACCGGCAGCGCGGGCATCCTTCCTCGGCGGCGGGATAGCGGTGGGCACAACGATCGCAGCGGACGGTCTGTCCGGTTGCCGTCTGGCCGGTTGCTGTATGGTCAGTCATCGGCGGGTTCCATCTGATCAACAAGGCTTTCAGACGGCATGGATAGCACGCCGGGGCCCCTGCATCCATCGGCCGGCGGCGCGTCAATCCGCTGCGGTCGTCTCGACCGGCGGCACCGCGCGCAGTTCGGTGGCCTGCAGGCGTCGCGGGCTGTGGTCCAGGGGTTCCAGCAGCGGCATCTCCGCCCCGTCGGGCGCGGCGTGCAGGTCGCGGAAGCGGCGGGCGCTGACCAGCACCCGCGATTCCAGCGTGCCGACCGCGCTGTTGTAACAGCCCACCGCCTTGTCCAGCTGCCCGCCCAGCCTCTCCATATGGCCGCCCAGGTCGGACAGCCGCTTGTAAAGTTCGGCGCCCAGCGCACTGATTTCGCGGGCATTGTCGGCCAGCCGCTCCTGCCGCCAGCCATAGGCGACGGCGCGCAGCAGCGCGATCAGCGTGGTCGGGGTCGCCAGGATCACGCGATGGTCGATGCCGGCCTCGATCAGCGCCGGATCCTGCTCAAGCGCCGCCGAGAAGAAGTTCTCGCCGGGCAGGAACAGCACGACGAATTCCGGGCTGTCGTCGAACTGGTCCCAATAGCCCTTGGTGCCGAGCTGCTTCATGTGATCGCGCACATGGCGGGCATGGCGGGCCATGCCGTCGCGTCGCGCCCCGTCGTCGGCCGCCTGGACGCCGTCCAGATAGCCTTCCAGCGGCGTCTTGGCATCGACCACGATGGTCTTGCCGCCGGGCAGCGTGACGATCAGGTCGGGCCGCAGGCGTCCGGCATCCACCGACACCTGCTCGACGAAGTCGCAATGGTCGAGCATGCCCGCTATCTCGCAGACCCGGCGCAGCTGGATTTCGCCCCAGCGTCCGCGTGCCGCCGGGGTGCGCAGCGCGCGGACGAGGTTGCCGGTTTCCGCCCTCAGCGCGCTTTGGGTCTCCACCAGCGACAGCACCTGCTGCTTCAGCCCCTCGTAGGCGCCGGCCCGCGTGCTCTCCAACTCACGGATCTGGCGGTCCATCGCTTCCAGCGTCAGACGCACCGGGTCGACGATGGCGGCGATGGCGGTCTGGCGCTTGTCCAGATCCCCCTTCGCCTGCTCCTGGAAGCCGGCCAGCGTCTCCCGCGCCAGATCGAGGAAGCTGCGGTTGTTCTGGTGCAGCGCTTCCGCCGACAGGGCCTTGAAGCTGTCGGCCAGCGCCGCCTGGGCGCGTTCCAGCAGTGCCATCTTCTCGGCCGCCGCCGTCCGCTCGGCCTCCAGCCGGGTGGACAGCTGGGCGTGACGTTCGCGGGCGTCGGCGACCTCGCCATGCAGGCGGGCGATCTGATGGTCGCGCGCCTCGATCTCGTCACGCAGGTCGTCCTCGGTCCGTTCGGCGAGGTCGAGGCGGGTGGCGAACTCGGCATGCAGGGCGGCTGCCGCAGCCTCCGTCCGGCCGGCGGCTGCACGCAGCACAGCCCAGGCGACGGCGGCGCCCAGCAGCAGCCCGGCCGCAAGCCCGATCCCCAGCGATGCGCCGTCCACCACCATCCCGTTGACCAGGAACTGCGTCACCCCAAATCCCCTCATCGCTGGAATGGGCACAGCCTATCGGAACGAATCAAGAATTGGAACAGGGCGCGAACGCTCGAAGGCGAACGGCGGGCAGCCCGGCTCGCGCTTTCTCCGCTTGCCCAACCAAGGATACGGCGCCATATCGGAGGCTATGCCGAACGACACGCTCCCCGACGACAAGTCCCCCGATTGCGGCCCGAACTGCGGCGGCCCGCGCATTCGCGCCATCCCGCCGGGCGAGGACCGCGAACGGCTGCTATGCCCCGATTGCGGCTATATCGCCTATCAGAACCCGCTGATCGTGGTGGGGGCGGTGGCGACCTGGGAAGATGGCCGCATCCTGCTCTGCCGCCGCGCCATCGAGCCGCGCAAGGGCTATTGGACCCTGCCCGCCGGCTATATGGAGGAGCGCGAAAGCACCCGCGAGGGCGCCGCCCGCGAAGCCTGGGAGGAGGCGCGGGCGCGCATCGACATCGACCATCTGCTGGCGATCTACGACATCCCGCGCATCAGCCAGGTGCAGATGATTTTCCGCGCCCGCCTGCTGTCCCCCGACGTGGAGCCCGGCCCGGAAAGCCTGGAGGTCGGTCTGTTCGCCTGGAAGGACATTCCCTGGGCCGAACTGGCCTTCCCCACCGTCGTCTGGGCGCTGCGCGAACATCACGAGCGGTTGGGTCGCTCCGACTGCGCCCCGGCGGTCAACCCGACGCCCGATGCGTTGGCGCGGTGGGAAAAGATGCTCTAAGGGGCAAGACTTACCTCCCCTCCACCGGAAACTTCGCCACCAACTCCTGCTCCGCCCCGTCGCGCCGGATGGTCAGCGGCAGCCAGGTGCCCGGGGCCTGACGGCGGATCACCGCCACCAGATCGGCGGGTGCGCGGACCGGCGTGCCGGCGGCGACCAGGATGCGGTCGCCGGTGCGCAGGCCAGCCACCGCAGCCACGCTGCCGCTGCTGACCGTCCCCACCGTGATGCCCTCCGGCCCGGGCTCCAGCTGCACGCCCAGTTTCGGCCGCTGCGGCTCCGCATCCTCCCGCGCCAGCCCCAGCCCGAACACGGCGTCGGCGATGCGGCCGTCCAGGTCATCGCAATCACGGTCGGCATCCCAGGGCAGCAGAATGGCGGAGTCAACGATGCCGAGATCGGCCAACTGGTGCGGGACGCCGTCGCGGCGGGCGACATGCCCCTCCCCCAGGATGCCAACCACGCTGCGGCCGGTGGTGCGGCGGGTCTCGGCGATCTTCTCCGCCATCGCACGGTCCCAGACGCCCTGCGCCTCGATGAAGCGCTTGGCCGCACTGTCGGGAGAATCGGCGGGAGCGGTGGAACGGGCCTCGGAGCGGTCGTGTGCCGCCAGCGTCTCGGTCAGGCGGTTGCGGTAGGCCTCCGTCGGAGCGGCCGGATTGCCGACGCCCTCGCGCTCGGCCTCCGGGATTGCGGCCCAGCCGTTGCGGGCGGTGCGGCCGATCAGCGAGCGCTCCACATTCAGCGCCACCACCGGCAGCCGGTGCAGACGGGCGAATTGCAGGATCGGCAGGTAGAATTGCGGGTCGAAGCCCCAGACCGTGCGCCAGTCCGTCGCTTTCAGGAACTCGCCCTCCGTCATCTCCCCCGCCACCCAGCGGTCGAGCACCGGCTGCAACCGGCGCGGCAGCATTTCCATGCCGACGGCAAGCTCGGGGTTCAACGCATGCAGGCCAGCCAGGGTGTGGAGTTGCCAGCGATGATGGTCCGCCCTGTCATGCTGCTCCCCCAGCAGGATCACCGGCGCGTCCGCAACACGGCGCAGCAGCGGGACCGGCTCCACCGCGGCACCGGTGCCGTCTGCCCAGACACCGGGCGGCACGCAGGCGACGCGCTCGGGCTCCGCCGCCCAACCGGCCGAGGTGGCCAGGGACAGCGCGGCGAAAGTCAGCAGGGTGAAGCGGCGGCGAAGACGCGGCGTGACGGGACGGAAGGGCTGGCGCGGCAAGGGCTGGCTCCGTCGGTACGGGGATTCGCCAAGGTTGGCGCTGCCGGGCGCAACGTCAATGGACAAGGCCGGCTATTGCGTCGTTCGGCCGCGGCACAGACCGTTCCCGGGTGCCGACCGCTGGCTCGATATACTGCCGGATGACAGGCGGTGCCGCGCCGGTTAGGATCGCCACAGGCGGTGGACCAGCGGCGGACGAGGGGCCTTCGATGCCCCCGCCCGGAACTCCCGAGGCCGCTCCCAGGGCATCCGCTTTCCCCGCCGACCGCAATCATTCGTGAAGCGCAGCCCCATGCCGCACCGCAAAGTCGTCATTCTCACCGGCGCCAGCCGGGGTATCGGCCACGCCACCGTCACCCGGTTCAGCAACGAAGGCTGGCGCGTGATCTCCTGCTCGCGGGAGGATGTGCCGGCCCATTGCCGCCGCGATCCCAACTGGACGCACCACATCCCGGCCGACCTGTCGGATCCCGCCAGCCGCGCCGCCTTCGTCGAGGAGGCGAACAAGGCGCTGGACGGCGCGCCGCTGCACGCCCTGATCAACAACGCCGGCATCTCGCCCAAGACGCCGATCAAGGAGCGGCTCGGCTGCCTGAACGGCTCCATCGAGGGCTGGCACCGGGTGTTCGAGCTGAATTTCTTCGCCGCCCTGGTCCTGGCGCGCGGCTTCGCCGCCCCGCTGTCGCGGGCGAAGGGGGCGATCGTCAACGTCACCTCCATCGCCGGCCATTCGGTGCATCCCTTCGCCGGCTCGGCCTATTCGACCTCGAAGGCTGCACTGTCCGGCCTGACCCGCGAAATGGCGGTGGAATTCGCGGAGATCGGCGTCCGCGTCAACGCCGTCGCCCCAGGCGAGATCGAAACCGCCATGACCGGCCCGGAATACGACGTGCTGATCCCGCGCATCCCGCTGAAGCGGATGGGCACGCCGGAGGATGTCGCGGCGGTGATCTTCTACCTGTGCGGCCCGGACTCGGCCTATGTGACGGGGACCGAAACCTTCATCACCGGCGGGCAGCATCTGTTCTGAAGGAAATCTGTTCTCAAGACAATCGGGAGCGGGGTGCAGCAAAGCCCCGCTCCCGGTTGCCCGCCTATTTCCCTGCCCGCCAGGCGATCAGCCGCCGCGCGGCCTCGGCGATCGTCGCCTCCGACCCGGCGAAGCTGAAGCGCAGGAAGCGCCGTCCGCGGGCGGTGTCGAAATCGATGCCGGGGGTGCAGGCGATGCCCGTTTCCTCCAGGATCCGCTTCGCCAGCGCCTCGCTGTCGTCGGTCATCTCCGACACGTCGGCATAGATGTAGAAGGCGCCATCGGCCGGGGCCATTTTGGTGAAGCCGGCCTTCGGCAGCTCCTCCAGCAGCAGCGCCCGGTTGCGGGCATAGCGGGCGACATGGCCGTCCAGCTCCTCGGTGCAGTCGAAGGCGGCGACCGCCGAGACCTGACTGAGGGTCGGGGCCGAGATGAACAGGTTCTGCGCCAGACATTCGACCGAGCGCAGCAAATCGTCCGGCACGATCATCCAGCCCAGCCGCCAGCCGGTCATCGAGAAATATTTGGAGAAGCTGTTGACCACCAGCGCCTGATCATTCACTTCGGCCGCGGTGACCGCGTCGGTGCCATAGGTCAGGCCGTGGTAGATCTCGTCCGACACCATACGCACGCCGTTGGCCCGGCACCAGTCGGACAGGGCGGTCAACTCCTCCCGGCTCAGCATCGTGCCGGTCGGGTTGGCCGGGCTGGCGACGATCAGCCCCTGCACCGGCTCGTCCAACGCCTCCAGCAGTTGGATGGTCGGCTGGAAGCGATGCTCCGGCCCGGTCGGCAGCTCAACCGGGACCACCCCGGCGGCGGTCAGCGTGTGGCGATAGGCCGGATAGCTGGGCGACGCCATCGCCACCCGGTCGCCCGGATCAAACGCGGCGAGGAAACCCAGCTGGAAGGCGCCCGACGACCCGGTGGTGACGACCACGCGGCGCTCCGGCACCTCGACGCCATAGCGGTCCTTGTACCATTTGGCGATGGCCGCGCGCAGCGGCGGGATGCCGAGCGCGCCGGTGTAGCCCAGCGGGTCCGTCCCGACCACCGCGGTGGCCGCCGCCTGCACCACGCCCTTCGGCGCCCCGCTGGAGGGCTGGCCCACCTCCATATGCAGGACCTCCAGACCGGCGGCCTCGCGCTCGGCGGCGGCGCGCATCACCTCCATCACGAAGAAGGGCGGGATGGCCCCCCGCTTGGAAACCTTGGGCTGCTTGCTCATGATCGTCCGTCTCTGACTCAATCTTCTGGGCGGGCCGCTCTCGCAGCTCACTCCCGCTGGCGTTCGCTTTCCACGGTCAGCGCAAGGCCGCTGGAGCGCTGGTCGCTCGCCGTCTGGCAATAGCGGATCCCGTTCTCGGTCGACACCCGGCAACCGACGAAGCTGACTCGGCCGGGAATGGATTGCGGACGGGCGGCCAGAATCTGCGGGGCGGTGGACGTCTCCTCCAGACCGGACGGAAGCGCCACCGACAGCAGCGCCGCCGGGCCGGCGGCCGGGCCGTCGTCGCCGTTGGCGGTGCCGACTCCCGCGAACAGGGTACGGCCGATGATGGAGTTGGCGATCAGCGCCGGCGCGCCGAAACCGCCGCGGTCCACGCCCTGGGCCACCAGCATGCCGGTGCCGGGGATGCCGCGGCCGGTGCCGAAAGGCGCACCCTGGGTGAAGGCACAGGCAGCGCCATTCTCGTCCGGATCGATCACCATCACCCCGGCACCGGCGGCCGTCGGACCCTTGCCGGTGGCGCCCAGCAGCTGGGCGGCGCGGGTGGCCCGCTCGGCCGGCGGCAGCGACGCCACCGCCTTCCAGGCCTGGACCAGGGCGGCGCCGGCTTCCGGCTCGCCCAGGTCGGGCACATGCAGGTCGGTGATGTCGAAGGGCACGGTCAGCGTGCCGCCGACGCGCGGCTGGTAAGCGCGCAGCTGCGCCGGGTCGATGCCGGTGCCCTGGGCGACCGTCGCGGCGAGCGGCCCGCTGTAGAAGGCGCCCACCCCCTGGCGGCGCAGCACCGACAGGGTCGCCGCCAGTTCCGGCTGGCCGACCACCGCGCCGACAGTTGGGGTGCCACTGCCAAGGAAGCGGCGGCGCGTGTCCGAGTCGGGCGCCAGCCGGCCGCCGAAGGCGCCAAAATCCTGCACCAGCGCACGGCTGAGGCCGGGGGAGAACTGGGCCAGCTGTTCGGCCGGAGCGACGACTTGTTCCCACCGCATCTTGCCGGTGGCTGACTGGACGGCATACAGGCCACGCGCCATCGCTGGCATGGCGACCCCGCCGGCACCGGCCGGGCGCGGCAGGAAATCGACGGTGCGGGCCTTCTTCGACGCGGCGTCGAAAAGCACGCAGACGCCGCCGCCGGCCAGCCCGACGCGTGACGGCAGGCTGGCGGTCATCGCCAGCGCCATCGCCGCGACCGCGTCGCCGGCCTTGCCACCCTGGGCGATGATGTCGCGCCCGACGCCGGCGGCATAGGGTTCGTCGGCGACAACGAAGCTCTGCACGGTGGCGTCGGTCTTGAACTTGGTGTTGACGCAGCCCGGCAGCAGTGATGCAGCTATGGCAACCGCGCCCAACCGTCGCCAGATTTGCAAGCGAGTGTGTCGCGGCCCGGAGTTCCGCCGGTCGTGCGCGGAGGTCCGCTGTTCAAAGCCGGAGGTCGTCACGGTGCGCAAGCCCAGCAGGCTGGTTTCGGTCGTCGCCATCATGTCCGTATGTCTGATGTCGCTGGTGTGGGGAGCGCCACCGGCGAGCGCGCAGCGCCGGTCGGAGATGCAAATCCTCAGCGACGCCGAGACGGACCATATCATCCGCAAGATGGCCCGGCCAATCTTCCAGGCGGCCGGCATCGATCCGGAATCGGTACAGATTCTGCTGATCAACGATCCGACGGTGAACGCCTTCGTCGCCGGCGGACAGAATATCTTCATCCACACCGGGCTGCTGCTGGACGTCGACAATGCCGACCAGCTGCTGGGCGTCATCGCCCACGAAACCGGCCACATCGCCGGCGGCCATCTGATCCGCGGGGCCGATGCGATGGACAACGCCTTCCTCACCTCGCTGCTCGGCATGGGACTGGGCATCGCCGGCGGGCTGGCGTCGCGCAATGCCGGCGCCGGGGCGGCCGGTGTCATGCTGGGCCAGCATCTGGCGGAGCGGAACCTGCTGTCCTTCTCCCGCACGCAGGAGGCGTCGGCCGACCAGGCCGGCCTGTCCTTCCTGGAGCGGTCGGGCATCTCCGCGATGGGGATGGAAACCTTCCTGGAGAAGCTGGGCGTCAATGATCCGCTGATGACCGACCGCGACGCCGGCTATCGCCTGACCCACCCGCTGACGCGCGAGCGCATCGACGCGGTGAAGGCCTTCGTCGCGCGCTCCCGCTATGCCAATGCCCAGCTGCCGGCGGCGACGGAGGCCGACCTCCAGCGCATCAAGGCCAAGCTTTACGGCTACATCGACCCGCGCGGCGCCCTCCAGCGCTACAAGGCGAACGACCCGTCTCCGGCCGCCCGCTATGGCCGCGCCTATGCCTATTTCCGCCAGGGCGACGTCAAGCAGGCGACGCCGCTGGTCGACGGTCTGATCGCCGACGAGCCGAAGAACCCCTACCTCTACGAGATGAAGGGCGACCTGATGCTGCAGACCGGCCGGGCGCCGGACGCGGTGGCCCCCTATCGGAAGGCGGTGGAGATGGCTGGTTCCGAAGCCGGAACGATCCGTGTCTCCCTCGCGCACGCGCTGCTTGAGCAGCGTGACCCCCGTCTGGCCGACGAGGCGCTGAAGAACCTCCAGATCGCGGCCAAGGGCAAGGCGCAGTCGGCCTTCCTGTGGCGGCTGACGGCGCAGGCCTGGAGCATGAAGAAGAATGACGGCATGGTCGCCTACGCCACGGCGGAGGAGGCGTTGGCGCGCGGCGACATGCCGATGGCCAAGGCACAGGCGGAACGGGCGGAAAAGCTGCTTCCGGCCGGCTCTCCCGGCTGGCTGCGGGCCCAGGACATCCGCGGCCAGACCGGTGGAGCCGACAAGGAGCCGCGCTGACCGGCAAGCTCATATGACCAAAGCGTCCTTCCAGTAACGCAACAGTCATTCAATCGTCCCGGCACCGTCATCGCCGCTTGCTATTCCGCGGACATCAAGCGCGCTCCACTCGATCAGGGCGCGCGATTCCGTCCACGGAGCACATCACATGCCGTCCGCCCGTCTGCCGTCCTGGGGTGGCACCCTGCTCGCCACCGCCGCTCTCCTGTCCGCCAGCCTGACCATTGGCGCGGCCCACGCGCAGGATCAGCAGGCCCAAAGCCCGCAGGCCAAGCGTTATACCGCCACGCTCGCCGGCCATGCCGTGCTGCCGGCCGACACGCTGGTGCAGGCGCCGGCCGATGCCGGACCGCTGTTCGCGACATCCGGCAAATTCACCAATGCCGACCGCAAACGCGTGGACGCCGTAGGCACCATCCGCGCCACTTCCTTCGCTTCCGACCCCAAGATTCCGCGCCAGACCGAGATCATGCTGCCGGTCGCGGGTCAGGCGGTGCAGGGCTTCTCCGCCGTCGTGCCCCAGCCCAATGGCGAGTTCCTGGCGCTGACCGACAACGGATTCGGCAGCAAGGTGAACTCGGTCGATGCGCTGCTGATGGTCCATCGCGTCAAGCCGGACTGGCAGAGCGGTGCCATGCAGCGGCTGGAGACCATCTTCCTGCGTGATCCCGACCGCAAGGTTCCCTTCGCCATCGTCAACGAGAACACCACCAGCCGCTATCTGACCGGTGCCGACTTCGACCCCGAATCGCTGGTGGTCCAGCCCGACCGCCTGTTCATCGGCGACGAGTTCGGCCCCTATATCCTGGAACTGAGCCGCGACGGCGTGGTGATCGCGGTGCACGAGACGGTGGTCGACGGCAAGCCGGCCCGCTCGCCCGACCATTACCGCAACAACGGCCTGCCGGCGGTACCGGGCACGGTCAGCTTCGAGGTCCGCCGTTCCCGCGGGTTCGAACCGATGGGCGTGTCGCCGGACGGCAGGACGCTGTACCCGTCGCTGGAAGGCCCGCTGTGGAACGCCGCTGCCAACGCCTTCGAGGCCAAGGACGGCCGCGCCTACACCCGCATCCTGGAGTTCGACGTCGCCAACCGCACGTACACCGGCA from Azospirillum sp. TSH100 carries:
- the rmuC gene encoding DNA recombination protein RmuC → MTQFLVNGMVVDGASLGIGLAAGLLLGAAVAWAVLRAAAGRTEAAAAALHAEFATRLDLAERTEDDLRDEIEARDHQIARLHGEVADARERHAQLSTRLEAERTAAAEKMALLERAQAALADSFKALSAEALHQNNRSFLDLARETLAGFQEQAKGDLDKRQTAIAAIVDPVRLTLEAMDRQIRELESTRAGAYEGLKQQVLSLVETQSALRAETGNLVRALRTPAARGRWGEIQLRRVCEIAGMLDHCDFVEQVSVDAGRLRPDLIVTLPGGKTIVVDAKTPLEGYLDGVQAADDGARRDGMARHARHVRDHMKQLGTKGYWDQFDDSPEFVVLFLPGENFFSAALEQDPALIEAGIDHRVILATPTTLIALLRAVAYGWRQERLADNAREISALGAELYKRLSDLGGHMERLGGQLDKAVGCYNSAVGTLESRVLVSARRFRDLHAAPDGAEMPLLEPLDHSPRRLQATELRAVPPVETTAAD
- a CDS encoding SDR family NAD(P)-dependent oxidoreductase, with translation MPHRKVVILTGASRGIGHATVTRFSNEGWRVISCSREDVPAHCRRDPNWTHHIPADLSDPASRAAFVEEANKALDGAPLHALINNAGISPKTPIKERLGCLNGSIEGWHRVFELNFFAALVLARGFAAPLSRAKGAIVNVTSIAGHSVHPFAGSAYSTSKAALSGLTREMAVEFAEIGVRVNAVAPGEIETAMTGPEYDVLIPRIPLKRMGTPEDVAAVIFYLCGPDSAYVTGTETFITGGQHLF
- a CDS encoding gamma-glutamyltransferase, with the protein product MQIWRRLGAVAIAASLLPGCVNTKFKTDATVQSFVVADEPYAAGVGRDIIAQGGKAGDAVAAMALAMTASLPSRVGLAGGGVCVLFDAASKKARTVDFLPRPAGAGGVAMPAMARGLYAVQSATGKMRWEQVVAPAEQLAQFSPGLSRALVQDFGAFGGRLAPDSDTRRRFLGSGTPTVGAVVGQPELAATLSVLRRQGVGAFYSGPLAATVAQGTGIDPAQLRAYQPRVGGTLTVPFDITDLHVPDLGEPEAGAALVQAWKAVASLPPAERATRAAQLLGATGKGPTAAGAGVMVIDPDENGAACAFTQGAPFGTGRGIPGTGMLVAQGVDRGGFGAPALIANSIIGRTLFAGVGTANGDDGPAAGPAALLSVALPSGLEETSTAPQILAARPQSIPGRVSFVGCRVSTENGIRYCQTASDQRSSGLALTVESERQRE
- a CDS encoding pyridoxal phosphate-dependent aminotransferase, producing MSKQPKVSKRGAIPPFFVMEVMRAAAEREAAGLEVLHMEVGQPSSGAPKGVVQAAATAVVGTDPLGYTGALGIPPLRAAIAKWYKDRYGVEVPERRVVVTTGSSGAFQLGFLAAFDPGDRVAMASPSYPAYRHTLTAAGVVPVELPTGPEHRFQPTIQLLEALDEPVQGLIVASPANPTGTMLSREELTALSDWCRANGVRMVSDEIYHGLTYGTDAVTAAEVNDQALVVNSFSKYFSMTGWRLGWMIVPDDLLRSVECLAQNLFISAPTLSQVSAVAAFDCTEELDGHVARYARNRALLLEELPKAGFTKMAPADGAFYIYADVSEMTDDSEALAKRILEETGIACTPGIDFDTARGRRFLRFSFAGSEATIAEAARRLIAWRAGK
- a CDS encoding methyl-accepting chemotaxis protein, with protein sequence MLKNLRIAALTNLFGVLVTLGFLAVVITGALAIRELKVGGPIYQRIVLGKDLIADILPPPEYVIEAYLEATLAMNDPASADQRRARLAQLRKDYDDRHEYWLKESFEPSLLAELTRTSHAPVMRFWTEVETKFLPALARKDEAAARASYAVIAEAYAAHRAVVDRIVEDANRYNSETEVYAAGRETLFMTAVWGVSALVLVVVVLGVFGIRRRVVRPVGELTVAMRTLAQGDLTVAIPSADRGDEIGAMAQALRVFKENAEEAERLRRLRDEERERSEREKQAALLRMAETVETEASNAVDVVASQTSQMAGNATRMAESAQAVSDNSQNVAAAATQALSNAQTVAAASEQLSASIREIATQIGTATTMTGDAVDASVRAEETIQRLAEAVTRIGEVTNLINDVAGQTNLLALNATIEAARAGEAGKGFAVVASEVKQLAGQTARATDEIESQIAAIQATTAEAVNAVRAIADRVRGVETVSATVAAAIEEQEAATGEIARNVVQTSNAAQEVATRIAAVSQEATATGERASEVNALSVRVAASIDQLRRVLIEAIRTATPEVNRRSAPRYPLNRPGRLMVGGRDLPVTVDNASEGGAQLSAIPQEAWAGLAEGAALRIALPGVEPVPAVVRALDRGGAGRLHVTFTLAGADRERFVGQFGQSVAGLVALERAA
- a CDS encoding M48 family metalloprotease, with translation MRKPSRLVSVVAIMSVCLMSLVWGAPPASAQRRSEMQILSDAETDHIIRKMARPIFQAAGIDPESVQILLINDPTVNAFVAGGQNIFIHTGLLLDVDNADQLLGVIAHETGHIAGGHLIRGADAMDNAFLTSLLGMGLGIAGGLASRNAGAGAAGVMLGQHLAERNLLSFSRTQEASADQAGLSFLERSGISAMGMETFLEKLGVNDPLMTDRDAGYRLTHPLTRERIDAVKAFVARSRYANAQLPAATEADLQRIKAKLYGYIDPRGALQRYKANDPSPAARYGRAYAYFRQGDVKQATPLVDGLIADEPKNPYLYEMKGDLMLQTGRAPDAVAPYRKAVEMAGSEAGTIRVSLAHALLEQRDPRLADEALKNLQIAAKGKAQSAFLWRLTAQAWSMKKNDGMVAYATAEEALARGDMPMAKAQAERAEKLLPAGSPGWLRAQDIRGQTGGADKEPR
- a CDS encoding NUDIX hydrolase, which codes for MPNDTLPDDKSPDCGPNCGGPRIRAIPPGEDRERLLCPDCGYIAYQNPLIVVGAVATWEDGRILLCRRAIEPRKGYWTLPAGYMEERESTREGAAREAWEEARARIDIDHLLAIYDIPRISQVQMIFRARLLSPDVEPGPESLEVGLFAWKDIPWAELAFPTVVWALREHHERLGRSDCAPAVNPTPDALARWEKML
- a CDS encoding ChaN family lipoprotein; amino-acid sequence: MPRQPFRPVTPRLRRRFTLLTFAALSLATSAGWAAEPERVACVPPGVWADGTGAAVEPVPLLRRVADAPVILLGEQHDRADHHRWQLHTLAGLHALNPELAVGMEMLPRRLQPVLDRWVAGEMTEGEFLKATDWRTVWGFDPQFYLPILQFARLHRLPVVALNVERSLIGRTARNGWAAIPEAEREGVGNPAAPTEAYRNRLTETLAAHDRSEARSTAPADSPDSAAKRFIEAQGVWDRAMAEKIAETRRTTGRSVVGILGEGHVARRDGVPHQLADLGIVDSAILLPWDADRDCDDLDGRIADAVFGLGLAREDAEPQRPKLGVQLEPGPEGITVGTVSSGSVAAVAGLRTGDRILVAAGTPVRAPADLVAVIRRQAPGTWLPLTIRRDGAEQELVAKFPVEGR